Proteins encoded within one genomic window of Triticum aestivum cultivar Chinese Spring chromosome 2D, IWGSC CS RefSeq v2.1, whole genome shotgun sequence:
- the LOC123053064 gene encoding prolyl 4-hydroxylase 1 isoform X1: MAARSRALRLLPLLTFVALGMVLGSLLQLAFFRRLDDHSHTGHLGNDQEAADLRLGYVKPEVISWKPRIIVFHNFLSSEECDYLREIARPRLEISTVVDVATGKGVKSDVRTSSGMFVNSEERKFPVIKAIEKRISVFSQIPVENGELIQVLRYEPSQYYRPHHDYFSDTFNLKRGGQRVATMLMYLTDGVEGGETHFPQAGDGGECSCGGRMVRGLCVKPNKGDAVLFWSMGFDGNTDSNSLHSGCAVVKGEKWSATKWMRQKMTF, encoded by the exons ATGGCCGCGCGGTCGCGGGCGCTCCGCCTCCTGCCGCTGCTCACCTTCGTCGCCCTCGGCATGGTCCTAG GTTCCCTGCTTCAGTTAGCATTTTTCCGCCGGCTTGATGATCACTCCC ATACGGGGCATCTCGGTAATGATCAAGAGGCAGCAGATCTTCGACTTGGATAC GTGAAGCCTGAAGTTATCAGCTGGAAACCCCGAATAATTGTTTTCCACAACTTTCTTAGTTCAGAG GAGTGTGATTATCTAAGAGAAATTGCTAGACCAAGGCTTGAGATTTCTACTGTAGTTGATGTTGCAACAGGAAAA GGTGTAAAGAGTGATGTTCGCACAAGTTCTGGTATGTTTGTGAACTCTGAAGAAAGGAAATTTCCAGTCATTAAG GCAATAGAGAAGCGGATTTCTGTATTCTCACAGATACCTGTAGAAAATGGGGAACTCATCCAAGTATTGCG GTATGAACCAAGCCAATATTATAGGCCGCATCATGATTACTTCTCTGATACT TTCAACCTCAAACGTGGGGGGCAGCGTGTTGCTACAATGTTGATGTATTTGACCGATGGAGTTGAAGGTGGCGAAACCCATTTTCCTCAG GCAGGAGATGGTGGTGAATGCAGTTGTGGAGGAAGGATGGTCAGAGGACTATGTGTGAAGCCAAACAAAGGAGATGCTGTGCTCTTTTGGAGCATG GGATTCGACGGTAACACAGACTCGAACAGCCTTCACAGCGGATGCGCTGTTGTAAAAGGGGAAAAGTGGTCAGCCACGAAATGGATGAGGCAAAAGATGACTTTCTGA
- the LOC123053064 gene encoding prolyl 4-hydroxylase 1 isoform X2 has translation MADTGHLGNDQEAADLRLGYVKPEVISWKPRIIVFHNFLSSEECDYLREIARPRLEISTVVDVATGKGVKSDVRTSSGMFVNSEERKFPVIKAIEKRISVFSQIPVENGELIQVLRYEPSQYYRPHHDYFSDTFNLKRGGQRVATMLMYLTDGVEGGETHFPQAGDGGECSCGGRMVRGLCVKPNKGDAVLFWSMGFDGNTDSNSLHSGCAVVKGEKWSATKWMRQKMTF, from the exons ATGGCAGATACGGGGCATCTCGGTAATGATCAAGAGGCAGCAGATCTTCGACTTGGATAC GTGAAGCCTGAAGTTATCAGCTGGAAACCCCGAATAATTGTTTTCCACAACTTTCTTAGTTCAGAG GAGTGTGATTATCTAAGAGAAATTGCTAGACCAAGGCTTGAGATTTCTACTGTAGTTGATGTTGCAACAGGAAAA GGTGTAAAGAGTGATGTTCGCACAAGTTCTGGTATGTTTGTGAACTCTGAAGAAAGGAAATTTCCAGTCATTAAG GCAATAGAGAAGCGGATTTCTGTATTCTCACAGATACCTGTAGAAAATGGGGAACTCATCCAAGTATTGCG GTATGAACCAAGCCAATATTATAGGCCGCATCATGATTACTTCTCTGATACT TTCAACCTCAAACGTGGGGGGCAGCGTGTTGCTACAATGTTGATGTATTTGACCGATGGAGTTGAAGGTGGCGAAACCCATTTTCCTCAG GCAGGAGATGGTGGTGAATGCAGTTGTGGAGGAAGGATGGTCAGAGGACTATGTGTGAAGCCAAACAAAGGAGATGCTGTGCTCTTTTGGAGCATG GGATTCGACGGTAACACAGACTCGAACAGCCTTCACAGCGGATGCGCTGTTGTAAAAGGGGAAAAGTGGTCAGCCACGAAATGGATGAGGCAAAAGATGACTTTCTGA